A genomic stretch from Canis lupus familiaris isolate Mischka breed German Shepherd chromosome 17, alternate assembly UU_Cfam_GSD_1.0, whole genome shotgun sequence includes:
- the ADI1 gene encoding 1,2-dihydroxy-3-keto-5-methylthiopentene dioxygenase, translating into MVQAWYMDESADDPRRPHRAEPSRPVGLEQLRRLGVLYWKLDADKHENDPELEKIRKERNYSWMDIITISKDKLPNYEEKLRMFYEEHLHVDEEIRYILDGSGYFDVRDKDEKWIRIFMEKGDMITLPAGIYHRFTLDEKNYVKAMRLFVGQPVWTAYNRPADHLEARGQYVRFLAQTA; encoded by the exons ATGGTGCAGGCCTGGTACATGGACGAGTCAGCCGACGACCCGAGGCGGCCCCACCGCGCAGAGCCCAGCCGCCCAGTCGGCCTGGAGCAGCTGCGCCGGCTTGGGGTTCTTTACTGGAAG TTGGATGCTGACAAACATGAGAATGATCCAGAATTAGAAAAGATCCGGAAAGAGAGAAACTACTCCTGGATGGACATAATAACCATAAGCAAGGATAAACTACCAAATTATGAAGAAAAG CTCAGGATGTTCTACGAGGAGCACCTGCACGTGGATGAGGAGATCCGCTACATCTTGGACGGCAGCGGGTACTTCGATGTGCGAGACAAAGACGAGAAGTGGATCCGCATTTTCATGGAAAAGGGAGACATGATCACTCTCCCTGCAGGGATTTATCACCGCTTCACGCTGGACGAAAAG AACTACGTGAAGGCCATGCGGCTGTTCGTGGGGCAACCCGTGTGGACGGCGTACAACCGGCCCGCCGACCACCTGGAGGCCCGGGGCCAGTACGTGCGGTTCCTGGCGCAGACCGCCTAG